One stretch of Segatella copri DNA includes these proteins:
- a CDS encoding DNA topoisomerase 3 — protein sequence MIVCIAEKPSVAKDIARIIGATTARDGYMEGNGYQVTWTFGHLCELKEPDDYTPMWKHWSLSALPMIPQRFGIKLINDEGIKKQFATIEKLMQAADSIINCGDAGQEGELIQRWVMQKAQAKCPVKRLWISSMTDEAIKQGFQELKDQGEYQSLYLAGLSRAIGDWILGMNATRLYTLKYGQNRQVLSIGRVQTPTLALIVNRQKEIDNFVSEPYWVLATIYRDTQFTATSGKFTSKEEGEKAFSTIAGKPFTVTDVSKKKGNEAPPHLYDLTSLQVDCNKKFAYSADITLKLIQSLYEKKYTTYPRVDTQFLTDDIYPKCPQILNGVSQAKIMSQQKYLPLIQQLATISKKLPKSKKVFDNSKVTDHHAIIPTGVPPTGLTDMEANVYDLIAKRFISVFYPDCKFSTTTVLGEVINEDGPKPEKIEFKVSGKEILEPGWRVVYAKDVKNADDDDASDNANGNADSGNGAKKEVVEERTLPSFTKGESGDHQPTLTEKWTTPPKYYTEATLLRAMETAGKFVEDEELRAALKENGIGRPSSRAGIIETLFKRHYIRRQRKNLMATPTGIELIDTIHEELLKSCELTGIWEKKLRDIEHKTYDPADFINGLKEQINKIVIDVLSDNSNRRVTIMTEEDLKKKPAAKKPAAKKAPAKKADKAAAQNTDSQNAPAQPAPAADPMVGKPCPLCGKGVIIKGKTAYGCSNWKAGCQYRQPFSQM from the coding sequence ATGATAGTTTGTATAGCAGAGAAACCGAGTGTGGCTAAGGATATCGCCCGAATCATCGGGGCTACCACGGCACGCGACGGTTATATGGAAGGTAATGGTTACCAAGTAACATGGACCTTCGGCCACCTTTGTGAGCTGAAGGAACCGGATGATTATACTCCGATGTGGAAGCATTGGAGCCTTTCGGCGTTGCCGATGATTCCACAGCGTTTCGGTATCAAGCTCATCAACGATGAAGGCATCAAGAAGCAGTTTGCTACCATCGAGAAACTGATGCAGGCTGCCGACAGCATCATCAACTGCGGTGACGCCGGACAGGAAGGAGAGCTTATCCAGAGATGGGTGATGCAGAAGGCACAGGCAAAATGCCCCGTCAAGAGACTGTGGATTTCGTCCATGACCGATGAAGCCATCAAGCAGGGCTTCCAGGAACTGAAAGACCAGGGGGAATATCAGTCACTCTATCTAGCCGGACTTTCCCGTGCCATCGGCGACTGGATTCTCGGCATGAACGCCACCCGACTTTACACATTGAAATACGGTCAGAACCGACAGGTGCTCAGCATCGGCCGGGTGCAGACCCCTACCCTTGCCCTCATCGTAAACCGCCAGAAGGAAATCGACAACTTCGTTTCCGAACCTTACTGGGTACTCGCCACCATCTACCGCGACACCCAGTTTACCGCCACCAGCGGCAAGTTTACCAGCAAGGAGGAAGGCGAGAAGGCTTTCAGCACCATCGCCGGCAAACCCTTCACCGTTACCGATGTAAGTAAGAAGAAGGGAAACGAGGCGCCACCTCATCTCTACGACCTCACCTCGCTGCAGGTGGATTGCAACAAGAAGTTTGCCTACTCTGCCGATATTACGCTGAAGCTCATCCAGAGTCTCTACGAGAAGAAGTACACCACTTATCCTCGTGTAGATACCCAGTTCCTGACCGACGATATCTATCCGAAATGTCCGCAGATTCTGAACGGAGTAAGTCAGGCAAAGATCATGAGTCAGCAGAAATACCTCCCGCTCATCCAGCAGCTCGCAACAATCAGCAAGAAATTGCCGAAGAGCAAGAAGGTTTTCGATAATAGCAAGGTAACCGACCACCACGCCATCATCCCAACCGGTGTTCCGCCAACCGGACTCACCGATATGGAGGCAAACGTGTATGATCTCATCGCCAAGCGCTTCATCAGCGTGTTCTATCCGGATTGTAAATTCTCCACCACCACAGTTTTGGGCGAGGTAATCAACGAAGACGGACCGAAACCGGAAAAGATAGAGTTCAAGGTGAGCGGTAAGGAGATTCTCGAACCAGGCTGGCGAGTAGTCTATGCCAAGGATGTAAAGAATGCAGATGACGATGATGCTTCAGATAACGCCAACGGAAATGCAGACTCCGGAAACGGTGCCAAGAAGGAAGTGGTAGAAGAAAGAACCCTCCCATCCTTCACAAAAGGCGAATCGGGAGACCATCAGCCTACCCTGACGGAGAAGTGGACCACGCCACCTAAGTATTATACCGAGGCAACCCTGCTGCGTGCGATGGAGACAGCCGGTAAATTCGTAGAAGACGAAGAACTTCGTGCGGCGCTCAAGGAGAACGGAATCGGCCGACCATCCTCCCGTGCCGGCATCATCGAGACCCTCTTCAAGCGCCACTACATCCGTCGCCAACGCAAGAATCTGATGGCAACCCCGACAGGCATCGAACTCATTGACACCATCCATGAGGAACTGCTGAAGAGTTGCGAACTGACCGGTATCTGGGAGAAGAAACTCCGCGACATCGAGCACAAGACCTACGATCCTGCCGACTTCATCAACGGACTGAAAGAACAGATCAACAAGATAGTCATCGATGTGTTGTCAGACAACAGCAACCGGAGAGTGACCATCATGACAGAGGAAGACCTCAAGAAGAAACCGGCTGCCAAGAAACCAGCTGCCAAGAAAGCTCCAGCCAAGAAAGCCGATAAGGCTGCAGCACAGAATACAGATTCTCAGAATGCCCCTGCTCAGCCAGCTCCAGCTGCCGACCCAATGGTTGGCAAACCATGTCCGCTCTGCGGCAAGGGCGTCATCATCAAGGGCAAGACCGCCTATGGCTGCAGCAACTGGAAGGCAGGCTGCCAATATCGCCAGCCATTCTCACAGATGTAA
- the carB gene encoding carbamoyl-phosphate synthase (glutamine-hydrolyzing) large subunit — MKKQLKKVLVLGSGALKIGQAGEFDYSGSQALKALREEGISSVLINPNVATIQTSEGIADKVYFLPVTPFFVTEIIKKERPDGIMLAWGGQTGLNVGTELYLNGVLKEYGVDVLGTSVEAIMNTEDRDLFVKELNKVDLKVPVSHACENMEEAVAAARNIGYPIMIRSAYALGGLGSGVCKTEEEFKEIAESAFTFAPQVLVEESLKGWKEIEFECIRDANDRCFTVASMENFDPLGIHTGESIVVAPTCSLTDEQVKMLQDIAVKCVRHLNIVGECNIQYAFNAETNDYRIIEINARLSRSSALASKATGYPLAFVAAKIALGYTLDQIGEMGTPNSAYVAPSLDYMICKIPRWDLTKFAGVSRKIGSSMKSVGEIMSIGRSFEEMLQKGLRMIGQGMHGFVGNDHTKFENLDEELSNPTDLRIFAIAQALEEGYTIERIEELTKIDPWFIERMKNIVDYKHKLSEYNTLEEIPAEVLREAKVLGFSDFQIGRFVLKTQNTNMEKEVLAVRAQRKKLNILPAVKRIPTVASEHPDLTNYLYMTYAVEGYDINYYKNEKSVIVLGSGAYRIGSSVEFDWCSVNAINTARKLGYKSIMINYNPETVSTDYDMCDRLYFDELSFERVLDVIDLESPRGVIVSVGGQIPNNLAMKLHRQSVPILGTSPVNIDRAENRGKFSAMLDKLGIDQPKWSALTSMEDVQKFIDEVGYPVLVRPSYVLSGAAMNVCHNDDELRRFLEAASEVSKEYPVVISQFMTETNEIEFDGVAQNGEIVEYGISEHVEYAGVHSGDATMTFPAQQISFATARQIKKISRAIAKELNISGPFNIQYLAKGRDVKVIECNLRASRSFPFVSKVLKRNFIETATRIMLDAPYQKPDKSAFDIDRMGVKASQFSFARLQNADPVLGVDMSSTGEVGCMGDTFEEALLNSLIATGYKIPSKDKGIMLSSGGAKEKASLLDAAQALVKNGYTIYATAGTAKFLNENNVKATAVGWPDEDHKDLPNVMQMIADHKFDLIVNIPKNHTKRELTNGYRIRRGAIDHNIPLITNARLASAFIEAFCTLSQDQLQIKSWQEYE, encoded by the coding sequence ATGAAGAAACAGCTTAAGAAAGTCCTCGTTCTGGGTTCCGGTGCTTTGAAGATCGGCCAGGCAGGTGAGTTTGACTATTCCGGTTCGCAGGCTCTCAAGGCTTTGCGCGAGGAGGGTATTAGTTCCGTCCTCATTAATCCAAACGTTGCTACAATTCAGACAAGTGAAGGTATTGCTGACAAGGTTTATTTCTTGCCGGTGACACCTTTTTTTGTAACTGAAATTATCAAGAAGGAGCGCCCAGACGGCATCATGCTGGCTTGGGGTGGACAGACGGGTTTGAACGTTGGTACAGAACTTTACCTCAACGGTGTGCTCAAGGAGTACGGTGTGGATGTGTTGGGTACTTCGGTAGAGGCAATCATGAACACAGAAGACCGCGACCTCTTCGTAAAGGAGCTTAACAAGGTTGACCTCAAGGTTCCAGTAAGCCACGCTTGCGAGAACATGGAGGAGGCTGTGGCTGCGGCACGCAACATCGGCTACCCTATCATGATCCGTTCTGCCTACGCGCTGGGTGGTCTCGGTTCTGGTGTCTGCAAGACCGAAGAGGAGTTCAAGGAGATTGCTGAATCTGCCTTCACTTTCGCACCTCAGGTACTCGTTGAGGAGAGCCTGAAGGGATGGAAGGAGATTGAGTTCGAGTGCATCCGTGATGCTAACGACCGTTGCTTCACCGTTGCCTCTATGGAAAACTTCGACCCACTGGGTATCCACACGGGTGAGTCTATCGTGGTGGCTCCTACCTGTTCTCTTACCGACGAGCAGGTGAAGATGTTGCAGGACATCGCCGTGAAGTGCGTCCGTCACCTCAACATCGTGGGTGAGTGCAACATCCAGTATGCTTTCAATGCAGAGACCAACGACTACCGTATCATCGAGATCAACGCTCGCTTGAGCCGTTCTTCAGCCCTCGCATCTAAGGCTACCGGTTATCCGCTCGCCTTCGTTGCTGCCAAGATTGCCCTCGGTTATACACTCGACCAGATTGGCGAGATGGGTACTCCTAACTCAGCTTATGTGGCTCCATCACTCGACTATATGATCTGCAAGATTCCTCGTTGGGACCTTACCAAGTTTGCCGGTGTAAGCCGCAAGATTGGTTCTTCCATGAAGTCTGTAGGCGAAATCATGTCTATCGGCCGCTCATTCGAGGAGATGCTCCAGAAGGGTCTCCGTATGATTGGTCAGGGAATGCACGGTTTCGTAGGCAACGACCATACCAAGTTCGAAAACCTGGATGAGGAACTTTCTAACCCTACCGACCTCCGTATCTTCGCCATTGCCCAGGCTCTGGAGGAAGGCTACACCATCGAGCGCATCGAGGAGTTGACCAAGATTGACCCTTGGTTCATCGAGCGCATGAAGAATATCGTAGATTACAAGCACAAGCTTTCTGAATATAATACTCTGGAGGAGATTCCAGCCGAGGTATTGCGCGAGGCTAAGGTATTGGGCTTCTCTGACTTCCAGATTGGCCGCTTCGTATTGAAGACTCAGAACACAAACATGGAGAAGGAGGTGCTCGCAGTTCGTGCCCAGCGCAAGAAGCTGAACATTCTTCCTGCCGTAAAGCGCATCCCTACTGTGGCTAGCGAGCATCCTGACCTTACCAACTATCTCTACATGACTTACGCTGTAGAGGGTTACGACATCAACTACTACAAGAACGAGAAGTCTGTCATCGTTCTCGGTTCTGGTGCTTACCGCATCGGTTCTTCTGTAGAGTTCGACTGGTGTTCAGTAAACGCCATCAACACAGCCCGCAAGTTGGGTTACAAGTCAATCATGATCAACTACAACCCGGAGACCGTATCTACCGACTACGATATGTGCGACCGTCTCTACTTCGATGAGCTTTCATTCGAGCGTGTACTCGATGTCATCGACCTGGAGTCACCACGTGGTGTGATTGTTTCTGTAGGTGGTCAGATTCCAAACAACCTGGCTATGAAGCTCCATCGCCAGTCTGTGCCAATCCTGGGTACATCTCCTGTCAACATCGACCGTGCCGAGAACCGCGGTAAGTTCTCTGCCATGCTCGATAAGCTCGGTATCGACCAGCCTAAGTGGAGCGCCCTCACATCAATGGAGGATGTTCAGAAGTTCATCGACGAGGTAGGCTATCCTGTTCTCGTTCGTCCATCTTACGTTCTTTCTGGTGCAGCCATGAACGTTTGCCACAATGATGATGAGTTGCGTCGCTTCCTGGAGGCAGCTTCTGAGGTTTCTAAGGAGTACCCAGTGGTTATCTCTCAGTTCATGACCGAGACCAACGAGATTGAGTTCGACGGTGTTGCCCAGAATGGTGAGATTGTAGAGTATGGTATTTCAGAGCACGTAGAGTATGCAGGTGTTCACTCAGGTGACGCCACCATGACCTTCCCAGCTCAGCAGATTTCCTTCGCTACAGCCCGTCAGATCAAGAAGATTTCACGTGCCATCGCCAAGGAGCTCAACATCTCGGGTCCTTTCAATATCCAGTACTTGGCTAAGGGTCGCGATGTGAAGGTGATCGAGTGTAACCTCCGTGCATCCCGTTCATTCCCATTCGTGAGCAAGGTATTGAAGCGCAACTTCATCGAGACAGCTACCCGCATCATGCTCGATGCTCCATATCAGAAGCCAGACAAGTCTGCCTTCGATATCGACCGTATGGGTGTGAAGGCATCCCAGTTCTCATTCGCCCGCTTGCAGAACGCCGACCCAGTTTTGGGTGTGGATATGAGTTCTACCGGTGAGGTAGGCTGTATGGGTGATACTTTCGAGGAGGCATTGCTCAACTCTTTGATTGCCACCGGCTACAAGATTCCTTCAAAGGACAAGGGCATCATGCTTTCAAGCGGTGGTGCTAAGGAGAAGGCTTCTCTGCTCGACGCAGCCCAGGCGCTGGTAAAGAATGGTTACACCATCTACGCTACAGCCGGTACAGCGAAGTTCCTGAACGAGAACAACGTGAAGGCTACAGCCGTAGGATGGCCTGATGAGGACCACAAGGATCTTCCTAACGTGATGCAGATGATTGCCGACCACAAGTTCGACCTCATCGTCAACATCCCTAAGAATCACACCAAGCGTGAGTTGACCAATGGTTACAGAATCCGTCGTGGCGCCATCGACCACAACATTCCTCTGATCACCAATGCCCGTCTGGCTTCCGCCTTCATCGAGGCATTCTGCACATTGAGCCAGGATCAGCTTCAGATTAAGAGCTGGCAGGAGTACGAGTAA
- a CDS encoding (Fe-S)-binding protein, which yields MKVGLFVPCYVDALYPEAGVATYKLLKHYGLDVGYPEKQTCCGQPMANAGFQDKSEKVIETFDELFKDYDYIVAPSASCAAYVKVYYPKILEGKHECVSSKKIMDVVEFLHDVLKVDHVPGKFPHVVSVHNSCHGVRELGLSSPSERHIKPFNKIIDLLNMVEGITIHEPERKDECCGFGGMFSIEEPAVSTRMGEEKIKRHMATGAEFVTGPDSSCLMHMAGIAKKEKMPIKFIHVVQILAAGL from the coding sequence ATGAAAGTCGGATTATTCGTCCCTTGTTATGTGGATGCCCTTTACCCTGAAGCGGGTGTGGCTACATACAAGTTGCTTAAGCATTACGGACTAGACGTGGGTTATCCCGAAAAACAGACTTGCTGCGGCCAGCCAATGGCTAATGCCGGTTTTCAGGACAAGTCGGAGAAGGTCATAGAGACATTTGATGAGTTGTTCAAGGATTACGATTACATCGTAGCTCCTTCTGCCTCATGTGCCGCTTACGTAAAGGTGTATTATCCTAAAATCCTTGAGGGTAAGCACGAGTGTGTTTCCTCTAAGAAAATCATGGATGTTGTGGAGTTCCTTCACGATGTGCTGAAGGTGGATCATGTGCCGGGCAAATTCCCGCATGTGGTGAGTGTGCACAACAGTTGTCACGGTGTGCGCGAACTGGGCTTGTCGTCTCCATCCGAGCGACACATCAAGCCATTCAACAAGATTATCGATCTATTGAATATGGTGGAAGGCATTACCATCCACGAACCGGAGCGCAAGGATGAGTGCTGCGGATTTGGCGGTATGTTCTCTATTGAGGAACCTGCCGTTTCTACCCGTATGGGCGAGGAGAAGATCAAGCGCCACATGGCTACAGGCGCTGAGTTTGTTACCGGACCGGATTCTTCCTGTCTGATGCACATGGCTGGAATCGCCAAGAAAGAGAAGATGCCGATCAAGTTTATTCATGTTGTTCAAATATTAGCTGCAGGACTATGA